A single Meles meles chromosome 20, mMelMel3.1 paternal haplotype, whole genome shotgun sequence DNA region contains:
- the RBM5 gene encoding RNA-binding protein 5, giving the protein MGSDKRVSRTERSGRYGSIIDRDDRDERESRSRRRDSDYKRSSDDRRGDRYDDYRDYDSPERERERRNSDRSEDGYHSDGDYGEHDYRHDISDERESKTIMLRGLPITITESDIREMMESFEGPQPADVRLMKRKTGVSRGFAFVEFYHLQDATSWMEANQKKLVIQGKHIAMHYSNPRPKFEDWLCNKCCLNNFRKRLKCFRCGADKFDSEQEVPPGTTESVQSVDYYCDTIILRNIAPHTVVDSIMTALSPYASLAVNNIRLIKDKQTQQNRGFAFVQLSSAMDASQLLQILQSLHPPLKIDGKTIGVDFAKSARKDLVLPDGNRVSAFSVASTAIAAAQWSSTQSQSGEGGAVDYGYLQPGQDGYAQYAQYSQDYQQFYQQQAGGLESDASSASGTAVTTTSSAVVSQSPQLYNQTSNPPSSPTEEAQPSTSTSTQAPAASPTGVVPGTKYAVPDTSTYQYDESSGYYYDPTTGLYYDPNSQYYYNSLTQQYLYWDGEKETYVPAADSSSHQQTGLPPAKEGKEKKEKPKSKTAQQIAKDMERWAKSLNKQKENFKNSFQPVNSLREEERRESAAADAGFALFEKKGALAERQQLIPELVRNGDEENPLKRGLVAAYSGDSDNEEELVERLESEEEKLADWKKMACLLCRRQFPNRDALVRHQQLSDLHKQNMDIYRRSRLSEQELEALELREREMKYRDRAAERREKYGIPEPPEPKRKKQFDAGTVNYEQPTKDGIDHSNIGNKMLQAMGWREGSGLGRKCQGITAPIEAQVRLKGAGLGAKGSAYGLSGADSYKDAVRKAMFARFTEME; this is encoded by the exons ATGGGTTCAGACAAACG AGTGAGTAGAACAGAGCGTAGTGGAAGGTACGGTTCCATCATAGACAGGGATGACCGGGATGAGCGTGAATCCAGAAGCAGGCGGAGGGACTCAGATTACAAAAGATCTAGTGATGATCGGAGGGGCGACAGATATGATGACTACCGAGACTATGACAGCCCAGAG AGAGAACGTGAAAGAAGGAATAGTGACCGATCCGAAGACGGCTACCATTCAGATGGTGACTATGGCGAGCATGACTACAGACATGATATCAGTGATGAGAGGGAGAGTAAGACCATCATGCTGCGAGGCCTTCCCATCACCATCACGGAGAGCGAT ATTCGAGAAATGATGGAGTCCTTCGAAGGCCCTCAGCCTGCGGACGTGAGGTTGATGAAGAGGAAAACAG GTGTAAGCCGTGGTTTCGCCTTCGTGGAGTTTTATCACTTGCAAGATGCTACCAGCTGGATGGAAGCCAATCAG aaaaagttggtGATTCAAGGAAAGCACATTGCGATGCATTATAGCAATCCCAGACCTAAGTTTGAAGATTGGCTTTGTAACAAG tgCTGCCTTAACAATTTCAGGAAAAGACTAAAATGCTTCCGATGTGGAGCGGACAAGTTTG ACTCTGAACAGGAAGTGCCCCCTGGAACCACAGAATCTGTTCAGTCTGTGGATTACTACTGTGATA CAATCATACTTCGAAACATAGCCCCGCACACTGTGGTGGATTCCATCATGACAGCACTGTCACCCTACGCATCATTAGCTGTCAATAACATTCGCCTCATAAAAGACAAACAGACCCAGCAGAACAGAGGCTTCGCGTTTGTGCAGCTGTCTTCTGCAATG GATGCCTCTCAGCTGCTTCAGATACTGCAGAGTCTCCATCCGCCTTTGAAAATTGACGGCAAAACTATTGGGGTTGATTTTGCAAAAAGTGCCAGAAA AGACTTGGTGCTGCCAGATGGTAACCGGGTCAGTGCCTTCTCTGTGGCTAGTACGGCCATTGCTGCTGCTCAGTGGTCATCCACCCAG TCTCAGAGCGGTGAAGGAGGCGCTGTTGATTATGGTTACCTGCAGCCAGGTCAGGACGGCTACGCCCAGTATGCTCAG TACTCACAGGATTACCAACAGTTTTATCAGCAGCAAGCTGGAGGATTGGAATCTGATGCATCATCTGCATCAG GCACAGCAGTGACCACCACCTCATCGGCCGTAGTGTCCCAGAGTCCCCAGCTGTACAATCAGACCTCCAATCCACCCAGCTCTCCG ACTGAGGAAGCACAGCCTAGCACTAGCACAAGTACACAGGCCCCAGCCGCTTCCCCCACTGGTGTAGTTCCTGGTACCAAATATG CAGTGCCTGACACATCCACCTACCAGTATGACGAGTCTTCAGGATATTACTACGATCCAACAACAGGACTGTACTATGACCCCAACTCACAG TACTACTACAATTCCTTGACCCAGCAGTACCTTTACtgggatggagagaaggagaCGTATGTGCCAGCCGCAGACTCCAGCTCCCATCAGCAGACAGGTCTACCTCCTGcaaaagaggggaaggaaaagaaggagaaaccCAAGAGCAAAACAGCCCAGCAG ATCGCCAAAGACATGGAACGCTGGGCTAAGAGTTTaaacaagcagaaagaaaattttaaaaacagctttcaaCCTGTTAATTCcttgagggaagaagaaaggagagagtccGCTGCAGCAGATGCTGGCTTTGCTCTGTTTGAGAAAAAG GGAGCCTTGGCCGAAAGACAGCAGCTCATCCCAGAATTGGTGCGGAATGGAGATGAGGAGAATCCTCTCAAG AGGGGTCTGGTTGCTGCTTACAGTGGTGACAGTGACAATGAAGAGGAGCTGGTGGAGAGACTTGAGAGCGAGGAGGAGAAGCTGGCCGACTGGAAGAAGATGGCCTGCCTGCTCTGCCGGCGCCAGTTCCCCAACAGAGACGCCCTGGTCAGGCACCAGCAGCTCTCAGACCTTCACAAG CAAAACATGGATATCTACCGACGATCCCGGCTGAGTGAGCAGGAGCTGGAAGCCTtggagctgagggagagagag ATGAAATACCGAGATCGAGCCGCAGAAAGACGGGAGAAGTACGGCATTCCGGAACCTCCAGAGCCCAAGCGCAAGAAGCAGTTTGATGCTGGCACTGT GAATTACGAGCAGCCCACCAAAGATGGCATTGACCACAGTAACATTGGTAACAAGATGCTGCAGGCCATGGGTTGGCGGGAAGGCTCCGGTTTGGGACGAAAGTGTCAAGGCATCACAGCCCCCATCGAG GCTCAAGTCCGGCTAAAAGGAGCTGGCctgggagccaaaggcagtgcATACGGACTATCGGGTGCGGATTCCTACAAAGATGCTGTCCGGAAGGCCATGTTTGCTCGGTTCACTGAGATGGAGTGA